The segment CGATGCCGCTGCTGCGCAAGCGGACCACCGTGTCGATGCTGCCCGGCCGCAACGGCTCGGACGCGCGGCCGTGCTGGGCGTGCCAGGCGACGATCTCGTACTCCGCATCCCCTAAGGCCGGCAGCTCGAAGCCGCCGCCCTCATCGCTGCTCGATTCGGCGGCCAGGACGCGACGCGGCGGGGACTGATCCCCTGCCGTCGGCGGAGGATCGATCAGTCGGAAAACCGTGATCAGCGCCCCGGCCGCCGGCGCGCCGCTGGCAGCGACGACGCGGCCATGGATGGAGCGTCCCTCAGTGACTGCGACCTGCACGGGAAGCGATGCAGGACCGGCGACGAGATCCTCCAGCGGCAGAAAGATCGGCGCTGTGACCGTGCTGGTGACCTCGAGCCAGGATTTCGGCGGCGGCGCATGACCGGCGATCCAGACGGCGTCCGGCGCAACGAAGGCCGCACGCGCATCGCGGACCGTGGCCGTATCGAGGCGAATGCTGCGGAGCCGCCCCGCCGGCGGCGCGACGGGATATTTGAAGCTGACGCGCAGCTTCGCCGAACGCGTCGCCGTCCCGTAGAACTGCAGGAGCCTGCCCCATCGCGCGCGCTGCAGCGCCGGTGCGGCATCCCGCTCGCTGAGCCCCCACCAGATTTCACCGCCGGCATGGATGACGACAACGCCGCTGCTCTCGGTGCGCGCCATCACGCACGCCCAGGTACGCGCCTCGGTCACCGCACATTCTGGCCCTGGTCCCCCGTGCGCCTGAGCCCGGATCCACTCGATGCCATCCACTGCACCCGTTGGCGGCAGCGGACCGCCGAGGATCCGGTATCCGCGCAACAGCTGCAGCAGCTCGAGGATGACGAGCAGGAGGATCATGCGCGCTCCACGACCCGCACAGCCTGCGCGAGTTGCTCTGCGCGCGGCCGATCGTCGCGATCGGTAATCGCTCTGCACCGGCCGCCTTCGAGCAGCAGGAAGCGCGAGCAGACCTCCACCAGATCGTGCAGCCGATGCGACGAGACGAGCAGCGCCGCACCCATGTCACGCCGCCGCTGAAGGGCGTCGGTCAGCCACGCCGCACCCGACGGATCGAGCCCCTCCCACGGCTCGTCGAGAATCAGCAGGTCGGTGTAGGTGGCGAGCGCGATCCGCAGGCCGTAGAGCTGCCGGCTGCCGCGCGACAGGGCACCGAGCCGCCGCCGCTCCTGACTGCTCACGCCAAACAGCCCCGCCCATCGTCTTCCCCGCACCTCACGCGGCAGCGTCGATTCGCCGCCGAAATAGCAGGTGCCCGCGGGAGACTCGAGGGTTCGCACGACGCCGCCGTCGGGGATCACCAGGCCGGCGGCGATCCGCAGCAGCGTGGTCTTCCCCGCGCCGTTGGCGCCGACCAGTCCGACCGCCTCGCCGGCGCGG is part of the Vicinamibacterales bacterium genome and harbors:
- a CDS encoding ATP-binding cassette domain-containing protein, which encodes MKTRLELAAVTKRFGALPVLAQAWLQVRAGEAVGLVGANGAGKTTLLRIAAGLVIPDGGVVRTLESPAGTCYFGGESTLPREVRGRRWAGLFGVSSQERRRLGALSRGSRQLYGLRIALATYTDLLILDEPWEGLDPSGAAWLTDALQRRRDMGAALLVSSHRLHDLVEVCSRFLLLEGGRCRAITDRDDRPRAEQLAQAVRVVERA